A single region of the Pseudomonas granadensis genome encodes:
- a CDS encoding ligase-associated DNA damage response exonuclease, producing the protein MDLVIARPEGLYCPAGDFYIDPWRPVERSVITHAHGDHARTGNQHYLSSSASEGILRARLGQDINLQTLPYGQRLTHHGVTLSFHPAGHVLGSAQVRLEYGGEVWVASGDYKVEPDGTCAPFEPVRCHTFITESTFGLPIYRWQPQAQIFAEINQWWAANIAAGKASVLLCYSFGKAQRILHGIDASLGPILSHGAVEPLNRVYREAGVYLPPTLYAGDIKKSDPIMRQALVIAPPSAGGSTWMRRFGEFSDGFASGWMRLRGTRRRRGVDRGFVLSDHADWPGLLWAIEQTGAERVMVTHGSIGVLVRHLREKGLDAQGFNTEYGDDEEENAASEPALAEVPT; encoded by the coding sequence ATGGATCTTGTTATCGCCCGACCCGAAGGTCTCTATTGCCCCGCCGGGGATTTCTATATCGATCCGTGGCGCCCGGTCGAACGTTCGGTCATCACCCATGCCCACGGCGATCATGCGAGAACCGGCAACCAGCATTACCTGTCCAGCAGCGCCAGCGAAGGGATTTTGCGCGCGCGCCTCGGTCAGGACATCAACCTGCAGACCCTGCCCTACGGCCAGCGCCTGACGCATCACGGTGTCACCTTGAGTTTTCACCCGGCCGGCCATGTGCTCGGTTCGGCGCAGGTGCGTCTGGAATATGGCGGCGAAGTCTGGGTCGCGTCGGGCGATTACAAGGTCGAACCGGACGGCACCTGCGCGCCGTTCGAGCCGGTGCGCTGCCACACGTTCATCACCGAATCGACCTTCGGCCTGCCGATCTACCGCTGGCAGCCGCAAGCGCAGATTTTCGCCGAGATCAACCAATGGTGGGCGGCCAACATCGCCGCCGGCAAAGCCAGCGTGTTGCTCTGTTATTCATTCGGCAAGGCTCAGCGAATTCTCCATGGCATCGACGCCAGCCTCGGCCCGATCCTCAGCCACGGCGCAGTCGAGCCGTTGAACCGGGTCTATCGCGAGGCCGGCGTGTATCTGCCACCGACGCTTTACGCAGGAGATATAAAGAAAAGCGACCCGATCATGCGCCAGGCGCTGGTCATCGCCCCGCCCTCGGCCGGCGGCAGTACATGGATGCGTCGTTTCGGCGAATTCAGCGACGGTTTCGCCAGCGGCTGGATGCGTTTGCGCGGTACCCGGCGGCGGCGTGGCGTCGATCGCGGTTTCGTGCTTTCCGACCACGCCGACTGGCCAGGCCTGCTGTGGGCCATCGAACAGACCGGCGCGGAACGGGTGATGGTCACTCACGGTTCGATCGGCGTGCTGGTGCGCCACTTGCGTGAAAAAGGTCTGGATGCGCAAGGCTTCAACACCGAGTACGGCGATGACGAAGAAGAAAACGCCGCCAGCGAGCCCGCCCTGGCCGAGGTGCCGACATGA
- a CDS encoding cysteine hydrolase family protein — translation MELKGNAALIIIDQQKGILHPRLGRRNNPQAEERMLDLLALWRRTARPLIHVQHLSRSPESVFWPEQEGVEFQPRFVPQQGEWLIQKQVPDAFSATGLEARLREAGIGQLVIVGVATHNSVESTARTAGNLGFDAWVVENACFTFDKADYFGTPRTAEEVHGMSLGNLHGEYATVVSSARVLAAG, via the coding sequence ATGGAGCTCAAGGGCAACGCTGCACTGATTATCATTGATCAACAGAAAGGCATTCTGCATCCGCGCCTCGGCCGACGAAATAACCCGCAGGCGGAAGAACGGATGCTTGATCTGTTGGCGCTATGGCGCCGTACCGCGCGCCCGCTGATTCATGTCCAGCATCTGTCGCGCTCGCCGGAATCGGTGTTCTGGCCAGAGCAGGAGGGCGTGGAGTTCCAGCCACGATTCGTGCCGCAGCAGGGCGAGTGGCTGATTCAGAAGCAGGTGCCGGATGCGTTTTCTGCCACCGGGCTGGAGGCGCGATTGCGTGAGGCGGGGATTGGGCAACTGGTGATTGTCGGCGTGGCTACCCACAACTCGGTGGAATCGACGGCGCGCACTGCCGGTAATCTGGGGTTCGATGCTTGGGTGGTGGAGAACGCGTGTTTTACCTTCGACAAGGCCGATTATTTCGGCACACCGCGGACGGCTGAGGAGGTGCACGGGATGTCGCTGGGGAATTTGCACGGGGAGTATGCGACGGTGGTCAGCAGTGCCCGGGTTCTGGCAGCTGGCTGA
- a CDS encoding LEA type 2 family protein gives MLGQRHTLRLVVLMLMLNLGGCASWFGDDSVEPAVHLVKVEVVRAKLLEQKFILHFRVDNPNDSELTVRGLEYRIHLADMLLAEGEHEHWFSVGPKHSAYFKVPIRTNLWPKVKDVVKILKKSDQQIPYRLQGEMETGLFIADYVHLERNGVIIPADLIPEQHR, from the coding sequence ATGCTCGGTCAACGTCACACGTTGCGATTGGTTGTTCTGATGCTGATGTTGAACCTCGGCGGTTGCGCGTCGTGGTTCGGCGACGACAGCGTCGAACCCGCCGTGCATCTGGTGAAAGTCGAAGTGGTGCGGGCGAAACTGCTCGAACAGAAATTCATCCTGCATTTTCGCGTCGACAACCCCAACGACAGCGAACTGACCGTGCGCGGTCTGGAATACCGTATCCATCTGGCTGACATGCTGCTGGCTGAGGGTGAACACGAGCATTGGTTCAGCGTCGGACCGAAACACAGTGCATATTTCAAGGTGCCGATCCGCACCAACCTGTGGCCGAAGGTCAAGGACGTGGTGAAAATTCTGAAAAAATCCGATCAGCAGATTCCCTATCGCCTGCAGGGCGAAATGGAAACCGGTTTATTCATCGCCGACTACGTGCACCTGGAGCGCAATGGCGTGATAATCCCCGCCGATTTAATTCCGGAGCAACACCGATGA
- a CDS encoding YchJ family protein encodes MSTAICPCGSGNLLQACCGHYHEGHPAPCAEALMRSRYSAYVLGLIDYLVATTLPAQQSGLDRQSISNWSAQSTWLGLEVESSEVFGGQPEHAFVTFTARWHDDQGEHSHRERSSFVQNGGRWYFIDPTVPMKLGRNDNCLCGSGQKFKKCCSGYFDA; translated from the coding sequence ATGAGTACAGCCATTTGCCCGTGCGGCAGCGGCAATCTGCTGCAAGCCTGCTGCGGCCATTATCACGAAGGCCACCCGGCACCGTGCGCCGAAGCGCTGATGCGTTCGCGCTACAGCGCTTATGTGCTGGGGCTGATCGATTATCTGGTGGCAACCACCCTGCCCGCGCAGCAGTCGGGGCTGGATCGCCAGTCGATCAGCAACTGGAGCGCGCAGAGCACCTGGCTCGGTCTGGAAGTGGAAAGCTCGGAAGTCTTCGGCGGCCAGCCGGAGCACGCCTTCGTCACCTTTACCGCGCGCTGGCATGACGACCAGGGCGAGCACAGTCATCGCGAGCGCTCCTCGTTCGTGCAGAACGGCGGCCGCTGGTATTTCATCGACCCGACCGTGCCGATGAAGTTGGGGCGCAATGACAATTGCCTGTGTGGCAGCGGGCAGAAATTCAAGAAATGCTGCTCGGGGTATTTCGACGCGTAG
- a CDS encoding DUF1145 domain-containing protein encodes MKVFWWLGRLLTLLFCCVVLANQLVPFVRPLHLLVNLAGGLLLLIHVIEVLLCNRSLKGRPHPWRDRGRILLFGVFHLQTIPAPAAPEASSHA; translated from the coding sequence ATGAAAGTGTTCTGGTGGCTGGGGCGTTTGTTGACCCTGCTGTTCTGCTGCGTGGTGCTGGCCAATCAACTGGTGCCGTTCGTTCGTCCGCTGCACCTGCTGGTCAATCTGGCCGGCGGTCTGTTGTTGCTGATCCATGTCATTGAGGTGCTGCTGTGCAACCGCAGCCTCAAAGGTCGCCCGCATCCCTGGCGTGATCGTGGCCGCATCCTGTTGTTCGGCGTCTTCCACCTGCAAACCATCCCGGCCCCGGCCGCTCCGGAGGCTTCTTCCCATGCGTAA
- a CDS encoding OmpA family protein, producing MSIVRTALPLVLLTSVLTGCAGLQKTDWPTCAAVGGVVGAGLGATESAAWAGYGALLVGGTAAAYCWVHGDGDEDGDGVPDSRDKCPGTPKGVQVDADGCPPPAPAPVVEEAVVVKEETIVIRDVHFQFDKATLTGPDKQVLDKVADRLKQESSTAQLTVTGHTDSVGSDAYNKKLSDRRAHSVVEYLIQQGVPRASFVSVSGLGESQPVADNKSADGRAQNRRTEIKIVR from the coding sequence ATGAGCATAGTTCGGACAGCATTACCCTTGGTTCTGCTAACCAGTGTGTTGACTGGTTGTGCAGGTTTGCAGAAAACCGACTGGCCGACCTGTGCGGCGGTCGGTGGTGTGGTCGGCGCCGGTCTCGGTGCCACCGAAAGCGCTGCGTGGGCCGGTTACGGTGCGCTGCTGGTCGGTGGTACGGCAGCCGCCTATTGCTGGGTTCATGGTGATGGTGACGAAGACGGCGATGGTGTGCCGGACAGTCGCGACAAGTGCCCGGGCACGCCTAAAGGCGTCCAGGTCGACGCTGACGGTTGCCCGCCACCGGCCCCTGCGCCAGTGGTAGAAGAAGCAGTCGTGGTGAAGGAAGAAACCATCGTCATCCGTGATGTGCACTTCCAGTTCGACAAGGCCACGCTGACCGGTCCTGACAAACAGGTACTGGACAAGGTTGCCGACCGCCTGAAACAGGAATCCTCGACCGCGCAACTGACCGTGACCGGTCACACCGACAGTGTGGGCAGCGATGCCTACAACAAGAAACTGTCGGATCGCCGTGCGCATTCGGTGGTGGAGTATCTGATCCAGCAGGGCGTGCCGCGCGCCAGTTTCGTCTCGGTGTCCGGTCTGGGTGAAAGTCAGCCAGTGGCGGATAACAAGTCAGCCGATGGTCGCGCGCAGAACCGTCGCACCGAAATCAAAATCGTCCGTTAA
- a CDS encoding DUF6231 family protein: MNVAISSRTPQQALAALLDRYAPARLLLIGASEFPALSAFKEAHPDTVVAHASPGTLPAELAAQRFDLALVVDCLEHLPKRDGLNVLGGIRNLNASRIAVLADLSASGWQETDFYSLALQASERFQRDDQVLTLFTYDLLDYKQVPDWLNSRFWANPENFGKYWW, encoded by the coding sequence ATGAACGTCGCCATTTCTTCCCGCACGCCGCAACAGGCGTTGGCTGCTTTGCTGGATCGCTACGCGCCGGCGCGCTTGCTGCTGATCGGCGCCAGCGAGTTTCCGGCCTTGAGCGCTTTCAAAGAGGCGCATCCGGATACCGTCGTCGCCCATGCTTCACCCGGTACATTGCCCGCCGAACTGGCGGCGCAGCGCTTCGATCTGGCGCTGGTCGTCGATTGCCTGGAACATTTGCCCAAGCGCGACGGCCTTAACGTGTTGGGCGGCATCCGTAACCTCAACGCCAGTCGCATCGCAGTATTGGCGGACCTGAGCGCCAGCGGCTGGCAGGAAACCGACTTCTATTCGCTGGCGCTGCAGGCCAGCGAACGTTTCCAGCGCGACGATCAGGTGCTGACCCTGTTCACCTACGATCTGCTTGACTACAAACAAGTCCCCGACTGGCTCAATTCGCGATTCTGGGCCAATCCGGAAAACTTCGGGAAATACTGGTGGTAA
- a CDS encoding transporter substrate-binding domain-containing protein, giving the protein MKKALLTLSALALCMAAGSALAKEYKELRFGVDPSYAPFESKAADGSLVGFDIDLGNAICAELKVKCKWVESDFDGMIPGLKANKFDGVISSMTVTPAREKVIDFSSELFSGPTAYVFKKGSGLSADVASLKGKTVGYEQGTIQEAYAKAVLDKAGVKTQAYQNQDQVYSDLTSGRLDAAIQDMLQAELGFLKSPKGEGYEVSQPVDSELLPAKTAIGIKKGNTELKALLDKGIKALHDDGKYAEIQKKHFGDLNLYSGK; this is encoded by the coding sequence ATGAAAAAAGCATTGCTGACCCTTTCTGCACTGGCGTTGTGCATGGCCGCCGGCTCCGCGCTGGCCAAGGAATACAAAGAGCTTCGCTTTGGCGTTGACCCTTCGTACGCACCGTTCGAGTCGAAAGCGGCCGATGGCAGCCTGGTGGGTTTCGATATCGACCTGGGTAACGCGATCTGCGCCGAACTGAAGGTCAAGTGCAAGTGGGTCGAAAGCGATTTCGACGGCATGATTCCGGGCCTCAAGGCCAACAAGTTCGACGGTGTGATCTCGTCGATGACCGTGACCCCGGCGCGCGAGAAGGTCATCGACTTCTCCAGCGAACTGTTTTCCGGCCCGACTGCATATGTGTTCAAGAAAGGCTCGGGGCTGAGCGCTGACGTTGCGTCGCTCAAGGGCAAAACCGTCGGTTATGAGCAAGGCACCATTCAGGAAGCCTACGCCAAAGCCGTGCTGGACAAGGCTGGCGTAAAAACCCAGGCCTATCAGAACCAGGATCAGGTTTACTCCGACCTCACTTCAGGTCGTCTCGATGCGGCCATTCAGGACATGCTGCAAGCCGAACTGGGTTTCTTGAAGTCGCCAAAAGGCGAAGGCTATGAAGTCAGCCAGCCGGTCGACAGTGAATTGCTGCCAGCCAAAACAGCTATCGGTATCAAGAAAGGTAACACTGAGCTGAAAGCGCTTTTGGATAAAGGTATCAAAGCGTTACACGACGACGGCAAATACGCCGAGATTCAAAAGAAACACTTTGGCGATCTGAATCTGTACAGCGGCAAATAA
- a CDS encoding DUF2269 family protein, translated as MTPFSLVYPLHVLAALVWVGGMFFAWMVLRPAAVKALEGPARLTLWVEVFQGFFRWVWVAVILLPITGVGMLHLQQVGFETAPKYVQVMIGLYVVMTALFIRIQGLMLPELRKAVEAKDWPAGAAVLGRIRRVVGVNLLVGVVLVAVAAARPIL; from the coding sequence ATGACACCTTTTAGCCTCGTTTATCCCCTGCATGTCCTCGCCGCGCTAGTGTGGGTTGGCGGCATGTTTTTCGCCTGGATGGTCTTGCGCCCTGCGGCTGTGAAGGCTTTGGAGGGGCCGGCCCGACTGACCCTGTGGGTGGAAGTGTTTCAAGGTTTTTTCCGTTGGGTCTGGGTGGCGGTGATCCTCTTGCCGATCACTGGCGTGGGCATGCTGCATCTGCAGCAGGTCGGGTTCGAGACCGCGCCAAAGTACGTGCAGGTGATGATCGGTTTGTATGTGGTGATGACCGCGCTGTTCATCCGCATCCAGGGGCTGATGCTGCCTGAGCTGCGCAAAGCGGTGGAGGCAAAGGACTGGCCGGCGGGTGCGGCGGTGCTGGGGCGGATTCGCCGGGTGGTGGGGGTTAATCTGCTGGTCGGGGTGGTGCTGGTGGCGGTTGCGGCGGCACGGCCTATACTCTGA
- a CDS encoding ATP-dependent DNA ligase produces the protein MKAFAELYAELDATTSSNAKLAAMQAYFAQAEPQDAAWAVYFLSGGRPRQLVPVKILRELAVEVSGLEPWLFEESYQAVGDLAETISLVLPENLHSSEAGLAEWIEDKLLPLRGETPESLARQLPALWAQLDRASLMLCIKLITGSFRVGVSKLLVTRALASMAGLDSKRVAQRLVGYTDLSNRPSAASYLKLIAPESADEHAQRGGQPYPFFLAHALSQPVDQFNALLGPVSDWQVEWKWDGIRAQVVKRDGRLWVWSRGEELVTERFPELDVLVHGLPDGTVIDGEIVVWKSTHPSTEDAFNPQSTAPPAVQPFALLQQRIGRKTLDKKILEDVPVVVLAYDLLEWQGEDWRNQPQTKRREQLEAVIARCNSPVLLPSPVLTGGDWADLAQQREASRRLGVEGMMLKARDALYGVGRTKDMGVWWKWKVDPFSVDAVLIYAQRGHGRRASLYSDYTFAVWDGPPESSQRSLVPFAKAYSGLTDEEMRQVDSIVRKTTVEKFGPVSSVKPSLVFELGFEGIALSRRHKSGIAVRFPRMLRWRKDKTVEEADSLATLQDLLA, from the coding sequence ATGAAAGCGTTTGCCGAGCTGTACGCCGAACTCGACGCGACGACCTCGAGCAACGCCAAACTGGCAGCGATGCAGGCCTACTTCGCCCAGGCCGAGCCACAGGATGCGGCGTGGGCGGTGTACTTTCTTTCCGGTGGCCGGCCCCGGCAACTGGTGCCGGTGAAAATCCTGCGAGAGCTGGCGGTCGAGGTTTCCGGGCTGGAACCGTGGCTGTTCGAGGAAAGCTATCAGGCGGTCGGCGATCTGGCGGAAACCATTTCGCTGGTGTTGCCGGAGAACCTGCACAGCTCCGAAGCCGGCCTTGCTGAGTGGATTGAAGACAAACTGCTGCCGCTGCGCGGCGAAACCCCGGAGTCTCTGGCGCGGCAACTGCCGGCACTGTGGGCGCAACTCGATCGGGCGAGCCTGATGCTGTGCATCAAACTGATCACCGGCAGCTTTCGCGTCGGCGTGTCGAAACTGCTGGTCACCCGCGCTCTGGCATCGATGGCCGGGCTCGACAGTAAACGTGTCGCGCAGCGACTGGTCGGCTACACCGACCTGTCCAACCGGCCGAGTGCCGCCAGCTATCTGAAACTGATCGCCCCTGAGTCGGCAGACGAACATGCCCAACGCGGCGGTCAGCCCTACCCGTTCTTCCTGGCCCATGCCCTGTCGCAACCGGTCGATCAGTTCAACGCATTGCTCGGCCCGGTCAGCGACTGGCAGGTGGAATGGAAGTGGGATGGCATTCGTGCGCAAGTGGTCAAGCGTGACGGCCGTTTGTGGGTGTGGTCGCGGGGCGAGGAACTGGTTACCGAACGGTTTCCCGAACTTGACGTGCTGGTGCATGGATTACCGGATGGCACGGTCATCGACGGTGAAATCGTTGTTTGGAAAAGCACCCATCCGAGCACCGAAGACGCCTTCAATCCGCAGTCCACGGCGCCGCCGGCGGTTCAACCCTTTGCCCTGCTGCAACAACGCATCGGCCGCAAAACTCTCGACAAGAAAATCCTCGAAGACGTGCCGGTGGTGGTGCTGGCCTACGACCTGCTGGAATGGCAGGGCGAAGACTGGCGCAACCAGCCCCAAACCAAACGCCGCGAACAACTGGAAGCGGTGATCGCCCGTTGCAACAGCCCGGTGCTGTTGCCGTCGCCGGTGCTGACCGGCGGCGACTGGGCCGATCTTGCCCAACAACGCGAGGCCTCGCGGCGCCTCGGGGTCGAGGGCATGATGCTCAAGGCGCGCGACGCGTTGTATGGCGTCGGGCGCACCAAGGACATGGGCGTGTGGTGGAAGTGGAAGGTCGATCCGTTCAGTGTCGATGCAGTGTTGATCTATGCGCAGCGCGGTCACGGTCGTCGCGCCAGCCTGTACAGCGATTACACCTTCGCCGTGTGGGACGGCCCGCCGGAGTCGAGCCAACGCTCGCTGGTGCCGTTTGCCAAGGCCTATTCGGGGCTGACCGATGAAGAAATGCGTCAGGTCGACAGCATCGTGCGCAAGACCACGGTAGAGAAGTTCGGCCCGGTCAGCAGCGTCAAACCGAGCCTGGTGTTCGAACTGGGTTTCGAAGGCATCGCCCTGTCACGGCGGCACAAGAGCGGAATCGCCGTGCGCTTCCCGCGCATGCTGCGCTGGCGCAAGGATAAAACCGTCGAAGAGGCGGACAGCCTCGCTACCTTGCAGGATCTACTGGCCTGA
- a CDS encoding penicillin acylase family protein, with translation MASPALTHFLPRFGVAAAMAGVLGLSGCQTWNAQDSLPPTSGVQPLKGLAQNVSVRRNAMGMPLIESNTFHDALFSLGYVHASDRINQMVTLRLLAQGRLAEMAGASMLDADRYMRAVNLKKSAGELYKASSPRLKRFFEVYARGVNAYLFRYADKLPGDLAASGYKPEYWKPEDSALIFALLNFSQSANLPEEIQSLVLAQTVTSDKLAWLTPSAPDENLPLAEADKLQGLKLNGQIPGLSELSNASQQLSTLNLLGATSANNWAIAPQRSRSGKSLLASDAHGPLMAPSLWSFVQIRAPKYQAAGVTIAGLPMVLGGFNGKVAWSMTSVLGDNQDLFLEKIRRQGSSLTYEVNGKWQPLGVRNETYFVKGQRPIREAVYETRHGALLNSAQAAAQGSGFGLALQTPSFTDDKSLDAFFDLTRAQTVERASDASREIRAITTNLVFADASNIGWQVTGRFPNRREGEGLLPSPGWEGRYDWDGYADPMLHPYDQDPAQGWLGTANQRVIPDGYGMQLSKSWAAPERGERLAELAGGSKHDSRSVIAMQYDQTTTFAAKLKKVFEAPGMKQPLKQAIDALPEAERSKAREAFTRLMAFDGKLSPTSADAALYELFLQESMKQIFLDELGPPSSPAWKAFVANGDTSYAAQADHLLGREDSPFWDDVRTPQKEDKAQILARSLAAAISAGDSQLGGDHRAWQWGKMHSYQWSNAIGQTVRGPLAAGGDHTTLNTAAFAWGQDFATTRAPSMRFIVDFGQAEPLMGQNGTGQSGNPLSPNYLNGIDAWLKGQYIGLPMQPQNFDRVYGKTRLTLTPGK, from the coding sequence ATGGCCTCGCCAGCCCTTACACATTTTCTTCCCCGGTTCGGCGTTGCCGCAGCAATGGCCGGTGTCCTGGGCCTGTCCGGTTGCCAGACCTGGAACGCCCAGGACAGCCTGCCACCGACCTCCGGCGTGCAGCCGCTCAAGGGCCTGGCGCAGAACGTTTCGGTACGCCGCAATGCCATGGGCATGCCGTTGATCGAAAGCAACACCTTCCACGATGCGCTGTTCAGCCTCGGCTACGTCCACGCCAGCGACCGCATCAACCAGATGGTCACGCTGCGTCTGTTGGCGCAGGGCCGTCTGGCGGAAATGGCCGGGGCCTCGATGCTCGATGCCGACCGCTACATGCGGGCGGTCAACCTGAAGAAAAGCGCTGGCGAGTTGTACAAGGCTTCGTCGCCGCGTCTCAAACGCTTCTTCGAAGTCTATGCGCGGGGCGTCAATGCTTACCTGTTCCGCTACGCCGACAAGCTGCCGGGCGATCTCGCCGCCAGCGGCTACAAGCCTGAATACTGGAAGCCGGAAGATTCGGCGCTGATCTTCGCCCTGCTGAATTTCAGCCAGTCGGCCAACCTGCCGGAAGAAATCCAGTCGCTGGTGCTCGCGCAAACCGTCACCAGCGACAAACTCGCTTGGCTGACGCCGTCCGCGCCGGATGAAAACCTGCCGCTGGCCGAGGCCGACAAGCTGCAAGGTCTCAAGCTCAACGGGCAGATTCCCGGGCTGAGCGAATTGAGCAACGCCAGCCAGCAACTGTCGACGCTGAACCTGCTCGGTGCGACGTCGGCGAACAACTGGGCGATCGCCCCTCAACGCAGTCGCAGCGGCAAGAGCCTGCTGGCCAGCGACGCCCACGGGCCGCTGATGGCGCCATCGTTGTGGAGCTTCGTGCAGATTCGCGCTCCGAAATATCAGGCGGCCGGGGTGACCATCGCCGGTTTGCCGATGGTACTGGGCGGTTTCAACGGCAAAGTGGCGTGGAGCATGACCAGCGTGCTCGGCGACAATCAGGACCTGTTCCTGGAGAAAATCCGCCGCCAGGGCAGCAGCCTGACCTACGAGGTCAACGGCAAATGGCAGCCACTGGGCGTGCGCAACGAAACCTATTTCGTCAAAGGCCAGCGACCGATTCGTGAAGCGGTGTACGAAACCCGTCACGGCGCGCTGCTCAACAGTGCTCAAGCGGCAGCGCAAGGCAGCGGTTTCGGCCTGGCCTTGCAGACCCCGAGCTTCACCGACGACAAATCCCTGGACGCGTTTTTTGACCTGACCCGTGCGCAAACCGTCGAACGTGCTTCCGACGCCAGCCGCGAAATCCGTGCTATCACCACCAATCTGGTGTTCGCCGATGCGAGCAACATTGGCTGGCAGGTCACCGGACGCTTCCCCAACCGCCGTGAAGGCGAAGGCCTGCTGCCCTCGCCGGGCTGGGAAGGTCGGTATGACTGGGACGGTTACGCCGACCCGATGCTGCACCCCTACGATCAGGACCCGGCGCAAGGCTGGCTCGGCACCGCCAACCAGCGCGTGATCCCCGACGGTTACGGCATGCAGTTGTCGAAATCATGGGCGGCGCCGGAGCGCGGCGAGCGCCTGGCGGAACTGGCTGGCGGCAGCAAACACGACAGCCGCAGCGTGATCGCCATGCAGTACGATCAGACCACAACCTTTGCCGCCAAACTGAAGAAAGTCTTTGAAGCGCCGGGCATGAAACAACCGCTGAAGCAGGCGATCGATGCCCTGCCGGAAGCCGAGCGCAGCAAGGCCCGCGAAGCCTTTACGCGGCTGATGGCGTTCGACGGCAAGCTCAGCCCGACCTCGGCGGATGCGGCGCTGTATGAACTGTTCCTGCAGGAAAGCATGAAGCAGATCTTCCTCGACGAACTCGGCCCGCCATCGAGCCCGGCGTGGAAAGCGTTTGTCGCCAACGGGGATACGTCGTACGCAGCGCAGGCCGACCATTTGCTCGGTCGCGAGGACAGCCCGTTCTGGGATGACGTGCGCACGCCGCAGAAAGAAGACAAGGCGCAGATTCTTGCACGCAGCCTCGCCGCTGCGATCAGTGCGGGCGACAGTCAATTGGGGGGCGATCACCGCGCCTGGCAGTGGGGCAAGATGCACAGCTACCAATGGAGCAATGCCATCGGCCAGACCGTGCGCGGGCCGCTGGCGGCGGGTGGTGATCACACGACGCTGAACACCGCTGCGTTTGCCTGGGGACAGGATTTCGCGACCACGCGGGCACCGTCGATGCGTTTCATCGTCGACTTCGGTCAGGCGGAACCGCTGATGGGGCAGAACGGTACCGGGCAGTCGGGTAATCCGCTCAGCCCGAATTACCTCAACGGCATCGATGCGTGGCTGAAGGGGCAGTACATCGGGTTGCCGATGCAGCCGCAGAATTTTGACCGGGTGTATGGCAAGACTCGACTGACACTTACTCCCGGGAAATAG
- a CDS encoding SEC-C metal-binding domain-containing protein: MTQQPHVHGPDCNHDHDHHHEHDHGHVHGPNCGHAHQEPVRNALKDVGRNDPCPCGNGKKFKKCHGA; the protein is encoded by the coding sequence ATGACCCAGCAACCTCATGTCCACGGCCCTGACTGCAACCACGACCACGACCATCATCACGAGCATGACCACGGCCACGTGCACGGCCCGAACTGCGGCCACGCCCACCAGGAACCGGTGCGCAACGCCTTGAAAGACGTCGGCCGCAACGACCCGTGCCCATGCGGCAACGGCAAGAAATTCAAGAAGTGCCACGGCGCGTGA
- a CDS encoding OmpA family protein, which translates to MTVFARSVLPVLLLGSLLTGCATHSDGTAPLNQRTWPICSLLGGLVGGGLGAIESAGWAGGGAALGILTGGLICYAQDGDEDSDGVFDRRDRCPDTPENTEVDHRGCPLPVYPAATKAPEPAPQTEVITLSDAGDVLFDFDKSDLTPAATAQLDTLMDKLRNADVVSIKVIGHTDSKGSDAYNQALSERRASSVASYLLSQGLAPNKLTSEGRGEGEPVADNATDDGRAQNRRVELHINR; encoded by the coding sequence ATGACTGTTTTCGCAAGGTCCGTCTTGCCGGTACTGCTGCTCGGCAGCCTGCTCACCGGTTGCGCCACGCACAGCGATGGCACTGCCCCCCTCAATCAACGTACATGGCCGATCTGCAGCCTTCTCGGCGGGCTGGTCGGTGGCGGCCTCGGCGCTATCGAAAGCGCCGGCTGGGCCGGTGGCGGCGCGGCATTGGGCATCCTCACCGGAGGCTTGATCTGTTACGCCCAGGACGGCGATGAAGACAGCGACGGCGTATTCGACCGCCGCGACCGCTGCCCCGATACCCCGGAAAACACCGAGGTCGATCATCGCGGTTGCCCGCTGCCGGTGTACCCGGCTGCGACCAAAGCGCCGGAGCCGGCGCCGCAAACGGAAGTCATCACCCTCAGCGATGCCGGCGACGTGCTGTTCGATTTCGACAAATCCGACCTGACCCCGGCTGCGACGGCGCAGCTCGATACGCTGATGGACAAGTTGCGCAACGCCGACGTGGTCAGCATCAAGGTCATCGGCCACACCGACAGCAAAGGTTCGGATGCCTATAACCAGGCCTTGTCGGAACGCCGTGCCAGCAGTGTCGCGTCCTATCTGCTCAGTCAGGGCCTGGCGCCGAACAAACTGACCAGCGAAGGGCGTGGCGAAGGCGAGCCGGTGGCGGACAACGCCACGGACGACGGGCGCGCACAGAACCGTCGCGTGGAATTGCACATCAATCGCTAG